The DNA segment CATAGATGGCAACACGATGGCCAGGGTTTGAGCATGGTCCAGGTTATGCAGGGCGGTGAGTTCATGGCCCAGCATGTGGGTGGCCCAGTCTTGCGGCACACCGCTGCCAATCAATCCATTCAGGGCCATGGTGGCGGTCCACATCAGGCTGGCGCGCACCTGGTAGTTTTCGGGTTCGGCCAGGCACTGGGGACCAATTTCGATCAGCGTTTGCAGCAAGCCTTCGGAAAAACGATCCTGCACCGGTGCCTGTGCGGGATAGGTCAAATATTGCTCCATCACGTGTACAAAGGCATCAACCACGCCGTTGGCGACCTGCCGCGGCGGCAGGGTGAAGGTTTTTGTCGGGTCTAGAATCGAGAACTTCGGGAACACGTGCTGGCTGCGAAATGGCAGCTTTGTTTTTAGGGACTTGCGGGTAACCACCGCGCCCTGGTTCATTTCGGAGCCGGTGGCGGGCAGGGTCAGCACCGCGCCAAACGGTAAAGCTTTATCTATGTTGCCGCCGCCCTGCAGCAAGATGTCCCACTCATCGCCTTCAAACAACGCGGCCGCTGCGACAAATTTTGTGCCATCGATAACCGACCCGCCACCTACCGCCAGCAGAAAATCAATCTTTTCATCGCGCACTCGGGTAACTGCACGCATCAGTGTTTCAAAGCTGGGGTTGGGTTCAATGTCTGAAAATTCGTGAATGTCGCGCTTGCCAAGGGCTGCGGTGACTTCGCCCAGGGTTCCGGTGCTGCGTGCGCTTTCGCCGCCAAAAAGAACCATCACGCGGGCGTTGCTTGGGACCAGTGCGTCTAGCTGGGCAATTTTGCCCTCACCGAAAACAATGCGAGTGGGGTTGTGAAAATCAAAATTGTTCATGGATAATCTCCTATGTGGGCGCCAGTATACGACCGGTCTACTGGCGGATGCCAACACTTTTGCTGTTTTTCGCGATGTTTTGTGAGGCTTCAACGGACGATTTGCGGTTTTCACGCATCCGCGTAGAGACATAAAGACGGTGCTGGCCACGCCGGACCTTGCAAAGTATTTCAGCTTTTGTAACCTGCTCACGGGTTTAATGTTCACTAGGGCCCTATACTGTTGTTTGATTTAAAAACCACGGAAGAATCAACGACTACATTTTTCCGAATGGAGTGGTGGATGCAAAAGGTTATGCCGGCTGTTTTGGTGATTACGCCCAATCGACCGTTTCACGATGCATCACCGGGCCGGTAGTACGGCCCTGAGGAACTGGCTTTGAACGATTATCAATTGAGCAGTACGGTTGTGGTTGTGAGCCTCGACAAACTGGTTGCCAAGTTAGACGATGCTATTCGGGCGCTGGAACAAAGCGAATCTCTGGCGAAGTTTGGCAAATTGCCTAGGGTATTTGGTACCGCCCGTCGGGTGCTGCTTCAGCCGGGTGGCTGTGAAGCCGTCGAGGCGCGTATTCAGCGCATTGAACAGGCAGGCGTTTTTGAGGGTACGGATTGGGCCGAACCGGGTCTCTTGGTGCCGGCTTTGACCACCTACTCTCTGCAAAGTACAAATGCCGATACGGTTGTGATTGAGGCGTTCAGCGAATTACGGTTGCTGGCGGTGGTGCGCGAATCCTATCTGCACCCGGCGGTGTCTGCCGATCAGGCCAGGCATTATCTGATTCAGGTGTTGTCGATTAACCTGGGTCTTCTGTTTGGGATGACCGGCGAAGCCGAACGCGAGCAGGGTGAACTGTCGTTAATCAGCGAAGCCGTGGTGCAATATGTGGCCCAGAATATCGGCTACGAGCATGTGATTGAAAATCTGATTGAGGAAATCTGGCGCATCTTGCAGCAGCGGCCGATTCGTGTATCGGGTGTTCGTAAGATGATCACCCAGATTGCCATTTGTCGCGCAGACCCGAACGTGGATTTGGGCGCAGCCGGCGGTGGCGCTGAACGTTTGATTAGTAGCCTGTATGGCCCCACGCGGGCGTGCAGTGAAGATCCGGGAACGGTGGTTTACGAACAGCGCCTGCAGGCGATGGACGCGCAAAATCTGCAAAATGAAGCCACCGGCTTTGCCCGCTCGATGCACGATACAGGCCTTGTGTCGCCGTATCACGCCAGCTTTGTGCGCTTTATTATGGATGAAGGTCAGGATGCGCTGCTGAGCGCGGCTTTGGGGCTTTCCAGTACTGGCCGAGATTGTTTGTTGTGTTACCGGGAATTGGTGCACACGCTGATTACCGAAGGTATTTTTGCTGAGACCGCCCAAGGCCTTTACGGCTTGGCGTTGCTACTGGAGCGTGGAATTCTTTACCAGCCGCCGGTTGCGCCCGCGCTCTGGCGACAAGCCAAGCTGTCGCTAAGCCCCCAGGCCCGCGAACGCCTGCAGTTGGCCTATGGCTATCAGCCCCAAGCCAATGCCTGGTTGATTCAGGGTGTGTTGAACATGCTGGGCCAGCCTCTGGGCGTGGGCCAGGGTAACAACCCGACTTGCCAGTCGGCGCGGGCATTGTCTATGTGGGCCTATAACGACCCTGACTATCTATTGCAGATGGTGACCTGGGCTGCGCGGGATAACGAAATTGTTATGCACTTTGAAGGTGTTCCGGTGTCGTCGGCGCGCAGTGCCGCCGGGCTTGCCGCCGAGGTGACGTTTGATCTGGATCCGGTGTCGCTGGTGGTTGTGCCTCATCTGGACCGTATTTATGTGGAGATGGGGCGCTTGTGCATTGGCCGCGAGGGTGACCCTCATCGCTGGGTGAATCCTGAGTTCCACGGTTGGTCTGCCGGCCGTGGCTTTGCCATTAACGTAGATGTAGCCACTGGAAATCTGGACAACCTGGACGGGTTTTTACGGCATTTTTACGCCAGTTATCACCCCTATTACAACGGCAATCAGCCGTTGATTCACCCTCAGCCAGCAGGCATAGCGGTAACCGACAGAGCCGGGCGTTTTATTGGCTGGCACGCGATAACGATTCTGCGGGTAGCGCTAGACCCGGAAGGGCAAATGCGGGCGTACTTCTTCAACCCGAATAACGACAGCGGGCAAGATTGGGGCGACGGTGTACTAGTGAGTACATCCGGCTGTGGTGAGCGTTTTGGAGAGGGTTCATTACTGTTCGAAGCGTTTGCATCACGGCTGTATATTTTTCACTTCGATCCCCTGGAGCGGGGCGAGCTGGCAGATGTAGACCAGGAAGAACTTCAGCGGGTCGTCGAGCGGATTTACCGTAGTTGGGGAGCGAGCCGTTTACCGGCAGCATTGCAGGCCGAACCTCCGGTTTAATATCAGCCCCGCGCTATCAGGCGCGGGGCTTCAGAAACCCGCCTATGGCACCACAGCGTATGCCACGATTTCCACCAGCATTTCTGCGCGGGCAAATCCGGATACAATAATGGCCGCGCGGTTGGGGAAAGGCTCGGCGACAAACGTAGCGTATTCGCGATTTACCGCGGCCAGGTCATCCCGGTCGGTTACATAAATAAGTACTTGGGTCAGGTTGGCAACGCTGGTGCCTGCACTTTTCAGTGTGTGCTTCAGGTTAGCCAGGGTCTGCTTGATTTGCGGCTCTATACCGCCATCCACCACGTTGCCTTCGGCATCAATGGGGATTTGCGCGGTGAACAGAATGCCATTGCCCACGGTGGCCCATGCCAAGGGTGATTTGGAGGCTGGCAGGTTAGTGTTCACGGGATAGGGGTTCATTCAGGGATCCTGGGTAGTGGATAATAGAGCGTTAATGGATTTAGTCGTTATCGCTGGTGCCGGCTCCGGCGCCTTGGCGTGAGTCGTCTGATGATTCCACCAGAATTCTTATGGCCAGTTCTTTTAGCCGGTCCCACATTTCAGGTTCTACTTCGATGCCTTCGGCCAGGGCGTGTTCTTGCCAGTTGTTCATGCTGTGTTTGTCTTGATGTAGCAGGTTGTTCAGGGTTTGATCGGCCTTGAAATCGGGCATCAGGTTGACGTGGTTCACCATCACCAAGGTAATGCCGTCATTGGGTTCTGTGTCGTCTGGTATGTCGTCCAAGCTGTACATACAGATTTCCGGCGCTTCTTCGCCAGCTTTGAAGCTGACCAATATTTCCGTCAAAGGCTGGTGGG comes from the Marinobacter psychrophilus genome and includes:
- a CDS encoding iron-containing alcohol dehydrogenase, producing the protein MNNFDFHNPTRIVFGEGKIAQLDALVPSNARVMVLFGGESARSTGTLGEVTAALGKRDIHEFSDIEPNPSFETLMRAVTRVRDEKIDFLLAVGGGSVIDGTKFVAAAALFEGDEWDILLQGGGNIDKALPFGAVLTLPATGSEMNQGAVVTRKSLKTKLPFRSQHVFPKFSILDPTKTFTLPPRQVANGVVDAFVHVMEQYLTYPAQAPVQDRFSEGLLQTLIEIGPQCLAEPENYQVRASLMWTATMALNGLIGSGVPQDWATHMLGHELTALHNLDHAQTLAIVLPSMLRERKAAKQAKLVQYAERVWNMTEGSAEQKADAAIDKTQAFFESMGVKTHLADYQLGEEHIDELIDGLKKNGMNKLGENGDVTPDMCRRVLQRSLR
- a CDS encoding RidA family protein, which gives rise to MNPYPVNTNLPASKSPLAWATVGNGILFTAQIPIDAEGNVVDGGIEPQIKQTLANLKHTLKSAGTSVANLTQVLIYVTDRDDLAAVNREYATFVAEPFPNRAAIIVSGFARAEMLVEIVAYAVVP